One part of the Eucalyptus grandis isolate ANBG69807.140 chromosome 10, ASM1654582v1, whole genome shotgun sequence genome encodes these proteins:
- the LOC104423689 gene encoding protein DETOXIFICATION 14, whose amino-acid sequence MEEVPQSEHMKWALTRDEFVQELKKAARIAAPMAAASVLQYLVQLVSVVAVGHLGQLSLSSVAVATALANVTGFSLHTGLAGGLETLCGQAYGAGQYQKVGDYVCSAVISLILVCLPVCILWIFMDKFLELMHQDHVISQEAREYLMWLIPALLGTAILKPLVRFLQTQSLILPMLLSAFLVLCSHIPLCWILVYKLELGSPGAALACGISSWLNVTLLGFYVAFSSACEKTRVRFTKKAFLGILEFFRYGVPSAFMICLKWWSCELLTLLSGLLPNPKLETSVLSICFTIYILHFAVSYGFGASASFCSTRISNELGAGKPNQARVAVLAILSLAITEVVIVGTTLFCCRHVLGYAYTNEKQVVHYIGVMTPLICLSIFMDSLQAVLSGVAMGSGWQHIGAYINLGAFYLIGLPMGVIFSFVLHQRAKGLWIGVVAGATTQAALLSLVTGATNWQKQANKVRKRLFAESPHQEQCDQGTRNTSA is encoded by the exons ATGGAAGAGGTGCCGCAGAGCGAGCACATGAAATGGGCGTTAACAAGAGATGAATTCGTGCAAGAACTGAAGAAGGCCGCCCGAATAGCAGCTCCAATGGCAGCAGCTTCGGTGTTGCAGTACCTCGTGCAACTTGTTTCGGTGGTTGCGGTTGGACACCTTGGCCAACTCTCGCTCTCTAGTGTCGCCGTCGCCACTGCTCTTGCCAATGTCACGGGCTTCAGTCTCCAT ACAGGATTGGCTGGTGGACTTGAAACTCTATGCGGGCAAGCTTACGGTGCGGGGCAATACCAGAAAGTCGGAGATTACGTTTGCAGCGCCGTCATTTCTCTCATTCTAGTTTGTCTTCCGGTTTGCATCCTCTGGATTTTCATGGACAAATTCCTGGAACTAATGCACCAAGATCATGTAATCTCACAAGAAGCCCGAGAATACTTGATGTGGCTCATTCCTGCGCTACTCGGGACCGCAATCCTCAAGCCACTCGTTCGGTTTCTCCAAACTCAAAGCCTGATACTACCCATGCTCCTCAGCGCCTTCTTGGTCCTCTGTTCCCACATACCCCTTTGCTGGATTCTTGTGTACAAACTGGAGTTAGGGAGCCCAGGCGCAGCCTTGGCATGCGGCATATCGTCTTGGTTGAACGTGACACTACTTGGGTTTTACGTGGCGTTCTCTTCAGCATGTGAGAAAACCCGTGTGCGGTTCACTAAGAAAGCCTTCCTTGGAATCCTCGAATTCTTCAGATATGGAGTACCTTCTGCTTTCATGATCTG CCTAAAATGGTGGTCGTGTGAGCTGCTCACATTGTTATCCGGCCTTCTACCGAATCCAAAGCTCGAGACCTCGGTTCTCTCCATATG TTTTACGATCTATATATTGCACTTTGCTGTATCATATGGTTTCGGAGCCTCTGCCAG tttttgcaGTACTCGGATCTCAAACGAACTAGGAGCAGGGAAACCGAACCAGGCCAGGGTTGCGGTCCTGGCAATATTATCTCTTGCCATTACTGAAGTGGTCATCGTGGGAACCACGCTCTTCTGCTGCCGTCATGTCCTGGGATATGCTTATACCAATGAGAAGCAAGTGGTGCATTACATTGGAGTCATGACTCCTCTTATTTGTCTCTCCATTTTCATGGACAGTTTACAGGCAGTCCTATCTG GAGTTGCCATGGGAAGTGGCTGGCAGCACATAGGAGCGTACATAAATCTCGGGGCGTTCTATCTGATAGGACTCCCAATGGGAGTTATTTTCAGCTTTGTCCTGCATCAACGAGCCAAGGGGCTTTGGATCGGTGTCGTAGCTGGAGCAACCACGCAAGcagctctcctctctctcgttACCGGAGCCACAAATTGGCAAAAGCAG GCAAACAAGGTCAGGAAGAGGTTATTTGCAGAAAGTCCTCACCAAGAACAATGTGACCAAGGGACAAGGAATACATCTGCATGA
- the LOC104423690 gene encoding protein DETOXIFICATION 10 isoform X2, with product MEEVPESEHIKWGLTRDLYAQELKKATRIAAPMVAVSVLQYLVQLVSVVAVGHLGQLSLSSVAIATSLANVTGFSLLSGLAGGLETLSGQAYGAGQFQKLGVYFFSAAMSLILVCPPVCILWIFTDKFLERMGQDPVISLEARKYLMWLIPALLGGAILKPLVRFLQTQSLMLAMLLSSFLVLCFHIPLCWILVYKLELGSVGAALAFSISTWLNVMLLGFYMVFSSACERTRVRFTKDAFHGILEFFRYGVPSAVMICLKWWSCELLMLSSAFLPNPKLETSVLSICTRVSNELGAGKPNRARVAVLAILSLAIIEAVIVGTTLFCCRHVLGYAYSNEKQVVHYIGVMTPLICLSIFMDSIQAVLSGVARGSGWQRIGAYVNIGAFYLIGLPVGLVLGFVLHLRAKGLWIGIISGTAVQSALLSLITGATNWQKQANEAKKRIFAQNPHQEQCDQRTRIIST from the exons ATGGAAGAGGTGCCGGAGAGCGAGCACATAAAATGGGGGTTAACAAGAGACCTGTACGCACAGGAACTGAAGAAGGCCACTCGCATAGCAGCTCCAATGGTGGCAGTTTCGGTGTTGCAGTACCTTGTGCAACTTGTGTCGGTGGTTGCGGTCGGACACCTTGGCCAACTCTCGCTATCAAGCGTCGCCATCGCCACTTCTCTGGCCAATGTCACTGGCTTCAGTCTCCTT TCAGGATTGGCTGGCGGACTTGAAACTCTATCCGGGCAAGCTTACGGCGCAGGCCAATTCCAGAAACTCGGAGTTTATTTTTTCAGCGCCGCCATGTCTCTCATTCTTGTTTGTCCTCCAGTTTGCATCCTCTGGATTTTCACGGACAAGTTCCTAGAACGAATGGGCCAAGATCCTGTAATCTCGCTCGAAGCCCGTAAATACTTGATGTGGCTCATCCCTGCCCTGCTCGGGGGCGCAATCCTCAAGCCGCTCGTTCGGTTTCTTCAAACTCAAAGCCTGATGCTAGCCATGCTCCTCAGCTCCTTCTTGGTCCTCTGTTTCCACATACCCCTTTGCTGGATTCTTGTGTACAAATTGGAGCTAGGAAGCGTGGGCGCAGCCTTGGCATTCAGCATATCAACTTGGTTGAATGTGATGCTGCTCGGATTCTACATGGTGTTCTCTTCAGCATGTGAGAGAACTCGTGTGCGGTTCACTAAGGATGCCTTTCATGGAATCCTTGAGTTCTTCAGATACGGAGTTCCTTCTGCTGTAATGATATG CCTAAAATGGTGGTCGTGCGAGCTGCTCATGTTGTCATCTGCCTTTCTGCCGAATCCAAAGCTTGAGACGTCGGTTCTCTCCATATG TACTCGGGTCTCAAACGAACTTGGAGCAGGGAAACCGAACCGGGCCAGGGTTGCAGTCCTGGCAATATTATCTCTTGCCATTATCGAAGCGGTCATCGTGGGAACCACGCTCTTCTGCTGCCGTCATGTCCTGGGATATGCTTATAGCAATGAGAAGCAAGTGGTGCATTACATTGGAGTCATGACTCCTCTTATTTGTCTCTCCATTTTCATGGACAGTATACAGGCAGTCCTATCTG GAGTAGCCAGGGGAAGTGGATGGCAGCGCATAGGAGCATACGTAAACATCGGGGCGTTCTATTTGATAGGACTTCCAGTTGGACTAGTTCTCGGTTTTGTCCTGCATCTACGAGCCAAGGGGCTTTGGATCGGTATTATATCCGGAACCGCCGTGCAATCGgccctcctctctctcattACTGGAGCTACAAATTGGCAAAAGCAG GCGAACGAGGCCAAGAAGAGGATATTTGCACAGAATCCTCACCAAGAGCAATGTGACCAGAGGACTAGGATTATATCTACATGA
- the LOC104423690 gene encoding protein DETOXIFICATION 3 isoform X1, which translates to MEEVPESEHIKWGLTRDLYAQELKKATRIAAPMVAVSVLQYLVQLVSVVAVGHLGQLSLSSVAIATSLANVTGFSLLSGLAGGLETLSGQAYGAGQFQKLGVYFFSAAMSLILVCPPVCILWIFTDKFLERMGQDPVISLEARKYLMWLIPALLGGAILKPLVRFLQTQSLMLAMLLSSFLVLCFHIPLCWILVYKLELGSVGAALAFSISTWLNVMLLGFYMVFSSACERTRVRFTKDAFHGILEFFRYGVPSAVMICLKWWSCELLMLSSAFLPNPKLETSVLSICLTISTLHFTVPYGFGAAASTRVSNELGAGKPNRARVAVLAILSLAIIEAVIVGTTLFCCRHVLGYAYSNEKQVVHYIGVMTPLICLSIFMDSIQAVLSGVARGSGWQRIGAYVNIGAFYLIGLPVGLVLGFVLHLRAKGLWIGIISGTAVQSALLSLITGATNWQKQANEAKKRIFAQNPHQEQCDQRTRIIST; encoded by the exons ATGGAAGAGGTGCCGGAGAGCGAGCACATAAAATGGGGGTTAACAAGAGACCTGTACGCACAGGAACTGAAGAAGGCCACTCGCATAGCAGCTCCAATGGTGGCAGTTTCGGTGTTGCAGTACCTTGTGCAACTTGTGTCGGTGGTTGCGGTCGGACACCTTGGCCAACTCTCGCTATCAAGCGTCGCCATCGCCACTTCTCTGGCCAATGTCACTGGCTTCAGTCTCCTT TCAGGATTGGCTGGCGGACTTGAAACTCTATCCGGGCAAGCTTACGGCGCAGGCCAATTCCAGAAACTCGGAGTTTATTTTTTCAGCGCCGCCATGTCTCTCATTCTTGTTTGTCCTCCAGTTTGCATCCTCTGGATTTTCACGGACAAGTTCCTAGAACGAATGGGCCAAGATCCTGTAATCTCGCTCGAAGCCCGTAAATACTTGATGTGGCTCATCCCTGCCCTGCTCGGGGGCGCAATCCTCAAGCCGCTCGTTCGGTTTCTTCAAACTCAAAGCCTGATGCTAGCCATGCTCCTCAGCTCCTTCTTGGTCCTCTGTTTCCACATACCCCTTTGCTGGATTCTTGTGTACAAATTGGAGCTAGGAAGCGTGGGCGCAGCCTTGGCATTCAGCATATCAACTTGGTTGAATGTGATGCTGCTCGGATTCTACATGGTGTTCTCTTCAGCATGTGAGAGAACTCGTGTGCGGTTCACTAAGGATGCCTTTCATGGAATCCTTGAGTTCTTCAGATACGGAGTTCCTTCTGCTGTAATGATATG CCTAAAATGGTGGTCGTGCGAGCTGCTCATGTTGTCATCTGCCTTTCTGCCGAATCCAAAGCTTGAGACGTCGGTTCTCTCCATATG TCTTACGATCTCTACATTGCACTTCACTGTGCCATATGGTTTCGGAGCTGCTGCAAG TACTCGGGTCTCAAACGAACTTGGAGCAGGGAAACCGAACCGGGCCAGGGTTGCAGTCCTGGCAATATTATCTCTTGCCATTATCGAAGCGGTCATCGTGGGAACCACGCTCTTCTGCTGCCGTCATGTCCTGGGATATGCTTATAGCAATGAGAAGCAAGTGGTGCATTACATTGGAGTCATGACTCCTCTTATTTGTCTCTCCATTTTCATGGACAGTATACAGGCAGTCCTATCTG GAGTAGCCAGGGGAAGTGGATGGCAGCGCATAGGAGCATACGTAAACATCGGGGCGTTCTATTTGATAGGACTTCCAGTTGGACTAGTTCTCGGTTTTGTCCTGCATCTACGAGCCAAGGGGCTTTGGATCGGTATTATATCCGGAACCGCCGTGCAATCGgccctcctctctctcattACTGGAGCTACAAATTGGCAAAAGCAG GCGAACGAGGCCAAGAAGAGGATATTTGCACAGAATCCTCACCAAGAGCAATGTGACCAGAGGACTAGGATTATATCTACATGA